A window of the Bacillus sp. A301a_S52 genome harbors these coding sequences:
- a CDS encoding Crp/Fnr family transcriptional regulator: MWENIMQKSALFEGLSADELRPVIAMGRKIRLKDKETLFFEGEEKNAFYILGKGTILISKLTEEGSESLINVLGEGETFPHTGFFKKTFYPGTATAKKDVTVLAIPIDKFELFVRDKPELMFRIIEMMNSKIIYLQKKLNEVLSLNVASRLKAAMAYLHDTQGKHIILTHQELGNIIGASRETVSRQLKKWEREGWLEVKKDKIILNSTVEL, encoded by the coding sequence ATGTGGGAGAATATTATGCAGAAGTCAGCTCTATTTGAAGGGCTGTCAGCAGACGAATTAAGACCAGTTATTGCGATGGGGAGAAAAATACGGCTAAAAGATAAAGAAACGTTATTTTTTGAAGGTGAAGAAAAAAATGCATTTTACATATTAGGTAAAGGTACGATACTGATTAGTAAGCTGACAGAGGAAGGTAGTGAAAGTCTCATAAACGTGTTAGGGGAAGGGGAAACATTTCCGCATACCGGTTTCTTTAAAAAAACCTTTTATCCTGGGACTGCAACTGCTAAAAAAGACGTCACAGTCCTAGCTATACCGATAGACAAATTTGAACTTTTTGTTCGAGATAAACCAGAACTCATGTTTCGAATTATAGAGATGATGAACTCTAAAATCATTTATTTACAGAAGAAATTAAATGAAGTATTGTCTTTAAATGTTGCCTCACGGTTAAAAGCAGCTATGGCTTATTTACATGATACCCAGGGGAAGCATATTATTTTAACACATCAAGAATTAGGGAACATCATCGGCGCTTCACGTGAAACGGTTAGCAGACAACTTAAAAAATGGGAACGAGAAGGTTGGCTTGAAGTTAAAAAAGATAAAATCATCCTTAACTCAACGGTTGAATTATAG
- a CDS encoding cob(I)yrinic acid a,c-diamide adenosyltransferase, translating to MKIYTKQGDEGQTQLIGKRVKKTHARVEAYGTLDELNSCIGLAVVYAKEEKHEDIVGDLTTIQHELFDLGGDLANVTKKQDWKIGLHAPERLESLIDKHWEEAPPIKAFILPGGGKLSAQLHVCRTITRRAERLTVNLEVDSIPPAALPYLNRLSDYFFAAARAVNARSRTEDILYEHGNDKQE from the coding sequence ATGAAAATTTATACAAAACAAGGCGATGAAGGACAAACACAATTGATCGGTAAACGAGTGAAAAAGACACATGCAAGAGTTGAAGCATACGGTACGTTAGATGAATTAAATAGTTGTATCGGTTTGGCGGTAGTCTACGCCAAGGAGGAAAAGCATGAAGATATTGTCGGTGACTTAACAACTATTCAACATGAGTTATTTGATTTAGGTGGCGATTTGGCTAACGTCACAAAAAAACAAGACTGGAAGATAGGCTTACATGCGCCAGAGAGGCTGGAGAGCTTAATAGATAAACACTGGGAGGAGGCACCGCCGATAAAAGCATTTATTCTTCCAGGGGGTGGGAAGTTATCTGCTCAACTTCACGTTTGCCGAACGATTACAAGGCGAGCTGAGAGATTAACGGTTAATTTAGAAGTAGATAGTATTCCGCCAGCGGCCTTACCATACCTAAATCGCCTGTCTGATTACTTCTTTGCTGCAGCTCGGGCTGTGAATGCTAGGAGTAGGACGGAGGATATCTTATATGAGCATGGGAATGATAAACAAGAGTAA
- a CDS encoding ferredoxin: MAKYTIVDKDTCIACGACGAAAPDIYDYDDDGIAWVILDDNQGTKEVPEELHEDMEDALDGCPTDSIKIADEPFEGDALKFE; encoded by the coding sequence ATGGCAAAGTACACGATTGTAGACAAAGACACCTGCATCGCCTGTGGAGCATGTGGAGCTGCTGCTCCAGATATTTATGATTATGATGATGATGGCATTGCATGGGTAATTCTGGATGATAATCAAGGAACGAAAGAAGTTCCCGAGGAGCTTCATGAAGATATGGAGGATGCGTTGGACGGATGCCCAACCGACTCAATTAAGATTGCGGATGAGCCGTTTGAAGGCGATGCTTTAAAATTCGAATAG
- a CDS encoding IS3 family transposase (programmed frameshift), which yields MGKNVYSNEVKWAVVKDKMSGQFTNREIMEKYGIKNVSQIKTWMKWYRENQVHRFDQPIGKQYSYGHGPDSSSDEEKKERQMNHLKQENDILKKVFGDRKGVEKEIVLQLVQTLRGKYTVSAILSALNVSRSTYYRWASAQPVELSKEEETIIYLCEKTKYRYGHRKIKELLKRDYQIKLNRNTVQRIMQEHHLQCRVKQKRRWKSQGESVVIAPNLLQREFHASKPNEKWVTDITYIQYGPDTLYLSTIIDLFNNQIVAYKLYTHQQIPLVIDTLDEALEKRGNPKGVIIHSDQGSVYSSYAYQNRIKEKNLVSSMSRRGNCWDNAVIESFHSNLKSEEFQYVKFNSLSLEEVKDRVDQFMTYYNEERIQEKLGYHTPIKFGDMAA from the exons ATGGGCAAAAACGTATATTCAAATGAGGTTAAGTGGGCAGTCGTGAAAGATAAGATGAGTGGGCAGTTTACTAATCGTGAGATCATGGAGAAGTATGGGATTAAAAATGTGTCCCAAATCAAAACGTGGATGAAGTGGTATCGTGAAAATCAGGTTCATCGATTCGATCAACCAATAGGAAAACAATATTCATATGGACATGGGCCTGATAGTTCAAGTGATGAAGAGAAAAAAGAACGCCAAATGAATCATTTAAAACAGGAAAATGACATCTTAA AAAAAGTATTTGGAGATCGAAAAGGAGTTGAGAAAGAAATCGTCCTCCAACTAGTCCAAACTTTACGGGGAAAATATACAGTGTCAGCTATTTTATCAGCTTTAAATGTGTCCAGATCGACCTATTATCGCTGGGCATCTGCGCAACCAGTGGAGTTGTCTAAGGAAGAGGAAACGATTATTTACCTTTGCGAAAAAACAAAGTATCGATATGGTCACCGTAAAATCAAGGAGCTATTAAAACGTGATTACCAGATCAAATTAAATCGCAATACCGTTCAACGGATCATGCAAGAACATCATCTTCAATGTAGAGTAAAGCAAAAAAGAAGGTGGAAATCTCAAGGGGAATCCGTCGTTATCGCGCCAAACTTATTACAGCGAGAGTTTCATGCAAGTAAACCTAACGAAAAGTGGGTAACGGATATTACCTACATTCAATATGGTCCAGACACTTTATACTTATCAACGATTATAGACTTGTTTAATAATCAAATCGTGGCTTATAAGCTTTATACTCATCAACAAATCCCTTTGGTGATTGATACCTTAGATGAAGCACTAGAAAAGCGAGGAAACCCCAAAGGAGTCATCATCCATTCAGATCAAGGAAGTGTCTATTCTTCTTATGCTTATCAAAATCGGATTAAAGAAAAGAATTTAGTCAGTAGTATGTCACGCAGAGGAAACTGTTGGGACAACGCAGTTATTGAGTCCTTCCATTCGAACTTGAAATCAGAAGAATTTCAGTATGTTAAATTCAATTCTTTGTCTTTAGAAGAAGTCAAGGATCGTGTAGATCAATTTATGACGTATTATAACGAAGAGCGTATCCAAGAAAAGTTAGGCTACCACACACCAATAAAGTTTGGTGATATGGCAGCCTAG
- a CDS encoding phosphoglycerate dehydrogenase: protein MVHAQQAVKTDKELFNVLVSDQMDKDGLKPVIDSSLMNVIFESITTTTTPLEEVDALLIRSATTVTKEVIEKMPRLKIIGRAGVGVDNVDMEAATSNGVVVINAPDGNTISTAEHTFAMLASLARNIPLANQSMKEGRWDRKKFQGTELYGKTLGILGFGRIGAELAARARAFRMNILAFDPFLTQSRAEKHHVKPVELHELLSQSDFISIHTPLTKETKGLLNKETLQQTKPGVYLLNCARGGIIDEHALYEAIKSGHVGGAAVDVYESEPAQNHPLTELDEVITTPHIAASTTEAQKNVAAQVAVEVMDYLNGKPAPHALNLPYLDADVFEKFAPITQLTRSLGEITSQLFREPVKKVELSYAGEISHQETGLFNRSFLAGFLRHRIDGYVNEVNASWIAKEREIEVVEKHESESRGYSNFIKATIIGEQNTLEIYGTFSREIGPRIVQINEFSLDFQPAKHTLFIQHNDQPGVIGKVGLLLGTHDINIATMQVGRKHEGGKAIMLLSTDKECDEKVIEEFQKITDIVSVSNIEL, encoded by the coding sequence ATGGTACACGCACAGCAAGCTGTTAAAACTGATAAAGAATTATTTAATGTCCTTGTTTCTGATCAAATGGATAAGGATGGTTTAAAGCCTGTAATCGATAGTTCACTTATGAATGTTATTTTCGAATCAATCACCACAACGACAACTCCACTCGAAGAAGTAGATGCCCTTCTGATCAGAAGTGCCACCACTGTGACGAAAGAGGTCATCGAAAAAATGCCTCGCTTAAAGATTATTGGCCGAGCTGGCGTTGGCGTGGATAATGTCGATATGGAAGCTGCCACCTCAAATGGTGTTGTCGTCATTAATGCACCTGATGGAAATACAATTTCTACCGCTGAACATACATTTGCTATGCTCGCCTCCCTTGCAAGGAATATTCCATTAGCAAACCAGTCAATGAAAGAAGGGAGATGGGACCGTAAGAAATTCCAAGGAACTGAGCTCTATGGCAAAACACTAGGCATACTGGGATTTGGTCGAATTGGAGCAGAATTAGCCGCTCGCGCTCGCGCTTTCCGTATGAACATCCTTGCATTTGACCCTTTTTTAACACAATCTCGTGCAGAAAAGCATCATGTGAAACCTGTTGAGCTTCACGAGCTTTTATCACAAAGTGATTTTATCTCCATTCATACTCCTTTAACAAAAGAAACGAAAGGCCTGTTAAATAAAGAGACATTACAACAAACAAAGCCTGGCGTTTATTTATTAAACTGCGCAAGAGGCGGTATTATTGATGAACATGCTTTATATGAAGCAATAAAAAGCGGACATGTTGGAGGAGCAGCAGTCGATGTTTATGAATCGGAACCTGCGCAAAATCACCCATTAACAGAATTAGATGAAGTTATAACGACACCGCATATTGCAGCCTCTACAACAGAAGCCCAAAAGAATGTGGCGGCACAGGTTGCTGTTGAAGTGATGGATTATTTAAACGGCAAACCTGCTCCTCATGCATTGAACTTGCCTTACCTAGATGCAGATGTATTTGAGAAATTTGCACCGATTACACAACTAACAAGAAGTCTTGGGGAGATTACGTCCCAATTATTTAGAGAACCGGTAAAAAAGGTTGAACTTAGCTATGCTGGTGAAATCTCACACCAAGAAACTGGCCTGTTTAACCGAAGTTTTTTAGCTGGTTTTTTACGCCACCGTATAGATGGCTATGTCAATGAAGTAAACGCTTCTTGGATTGCAAAAGAGCGAGAAATAGAAGTGGTCGAAAAGCATGAAAGTGAATCCCGCGGCTACTCAAATTTTATTAAGGCTACCATTATCGGTGAACAAAACACGCTTGAAATTTATGGTACTTTCAGTAGAGAGATCGGCCCTCGTATCGTTCAAATTAATGAGTTCTCTCTTGATTTTCAACCTGCAAAGCATACGTTATTCATCCAGCACAATGACCAACCTGGTGTCATAGGAAAAGTCGGTTTACTGCTTGGTACACATGATATCAATATTGCAACGATGCAAGTAGGGCGGAAACATGAAGGCGGGAAAGCTATTATGTTATTATCTACTGATAAGGAATGTGATGAAAAAGTCATTGAAGAGTTCCAAAAAATCACCGATATTGTCTCCGTTTCAAACATAGAATTATAA
- a CDS encoding SurA N-terminal domain-containing protein — protein sequence MKRVDKKAFLAIPLSTMLVLAACGGENTNDVENDPNNTNETTENVPEDGGNNNETAMNEEGALEADPDEPIAIVNGEEIPMEELQMQMSQYEMLLAQQGLDPEDEENVAMIQELQQDILDLLVNQELLNQEADAQNIEVSDEQVEEELDQMREQFEEEEEFEQALEMQNYTLEQLEDDIRQMKRVQELQTMAHLDEDLYEVSEDEAREYYEEIVMNNPQIGEFEDIQEDIENELKLDLYLDDLREQAEIEILI from the coding sequence ATGAAGCGTGTAGACAAAAAAGCTTTCCTTGCTATCCCACTTTCTACAATGCTTGTTTTAGCAGCTTGTGGCGGAGAGAATACAAATGATGTAGAGAATGACCCAAATAATACGAATGAAACGACAGAGAACGTGCCAGAAGATGGCGGAAATAATAATGAAACAGCAATGAACGAAGAAGGAGCTTTAGAAGCAGATCCTGACGAGCCTATTGCTATTGTTAATGGAGAAGAAATACCAATGGAAGAATTACAAATGCAAATGTCTCAATATGAAATGCTTTTAGCTCAGCAAGGTTTGGATCCTGAAGATGAAGAAAATGTCGCAATGATCCAAGAACTGCAACAAGATATCCTTGACTTACTTGTGAATCAAGAGTTACTTAACCAAGAAGCAGATGCTCAAAACATCGAAGTAAGTGATGAGCAAGTTGAAGAAGAGCTCGATCAAATGCGTGAGCAATTCGAAGAAGAAGAAGAATTTGAGCAAGCTTTAGAAATGCAAAATTACACATTAGAGCAATTAGAAGATGATATTCGTCAAATGAAACGCGTTCAAGAGCTTCAAACAATGGCTCACCTAGATGAAGACCTTTACGAAGTTAGTGAAGATGAGGCTAGAGAATATTATGAAGAAATCGTTATGAACAACCCACAAATCGGAGAATTTGAAGATATTCAAGAAGACATTGAGAATGAATTAAAGTTAGACCTATATTTAGATGATCTTCGGGAACAAGCTGAAATTGAAATTCTTATCTAA